One stretch of Equus przewalskii isolate Varuska chromosome 9, EquPr2, whole genome shotgun sequence DNA includes these proteins:
- the ZNF285 gene encoding LOW QUALITY PROTEIN: zinc finger protein 285 (The sequence of the model RefSeq protein was modified relative to this genomic sequence to represent the inferred CDS: inserted 1 base in 1 codon; substituted 3 bases at 3 genomic stop codons) — protein MLQFQEHVTFKDVAVVFTEEELALLDEAQIKLHREVMLESIRNLVSAGDGIKNSVSNLQEKGLSYLSREMLYCWQIXKQKMGGLIVTQDYVTNLQXRCPQCLEGDVSLCEEWARASLQISESENCVINAINLENQDGAAWKGLTQTPESWRKAPVMTEPQSSQGRWKRIHMEEKSCGCAWCEDSCHGTSRDGDDSQECKGEGPYAYTACGENSVMKSTVQQQNVVHAVPEPLRCTNHGAGFTEDANPYGRHGAHRREKSHKWDACGGDFSLSSVVIAHYPTPSDAKAYECQERAKDPRQSSDLPRYQKGPLGDKPXPCIKCGKGFRRSSSLRNHHCVHTGETPYRCEACGKGFGFRSLLCIHQGVHTGKKPYKCEECGRGFNQSSNLLVHHRLHTGEKPYKCGECGKGFSSSPILHVHRRSHTGENPYRCGKCGKGFSQSTHLHIHQRVHTGEKPYMCGVCGKAFAYRSVLQTHQRVHTGEKPYACEVCGKGFSYSSYFHLHQRDHTREKLYRCDECGKGFRQSSDLHVHLXVHMGERPYKCGDCGRGFSRNSYLLAHQRVHTGEMEYPGREHGEGFSDSAELLAHQRLLQRTEAL, from the exons ATGCTTCAGTTCCAG GAACACGTGACCTTCAAGGATGTGGCCGTGGTCTTCACCGAGGAGGAGCTGGCGCTGTTGGACGAGGCCCAGATCAAGCTGCACCGAGAGGTGATGCTGGAGAGCATCAGGAACCTCGTCTCAGCGG GAGACGGGATTAAAAACAGCGTTTCGAATCTTCAGGAAAAAGGGTTGAGTTACCTCTCGCGAGAAATGCTCTACTGTTGGcagatttgaaaacaaaagatgGGTGGATTAATTGTGACTCAGGATTATGTCACGAACCTTC GGAGATGTCCCCAATGTTTAGAAGGAGATGTCTCCCTCTGTGAAGAGTGGGCAAGAGCGTCTCTTCAGATTTCTGAAAGTGAAAACTGTGTAATAAATGCCATTAATTTAGAAAACCAAGATGGCGCGGCTTGGAAAGGCTTGACACAGACCCCAGAATCTTGGAGGAAAGCCCCCGTAATGACCGAGCCCCAGAGTTCTCAGGGAAGATGGAAGAGAATTCATATGGAAGAGAAATCCTGTGGGTGTGCTTGGTGTGAAGACAGCTGCCATGGGACCTCACGTGATGGAGATGATTCCCAAGAATGTAAAGGAGAGGGACCTTATGCATACACTGCCTGTGGGGAAAACTCGGTTATGAAGTCAACCGTCCAACAGCAGAATGTGGTCCACGCAGTCCCAGAGCCTTTGAGATGTACTAACCATGGAGCGGGCTTCACAGAGGATGCGAATCCTTATGGTCGTCACGGCGCtcatagaagagaaaaatctcataaATGGGATGCGTGTGGAGGGGACTTTAGTCTGAGCTCAGTTGTTATTGCTCATTATCCAACACCCTCAGATGCAAAAGCGTATGAATGTCAAGAGAGGGCTAAGGACCCCAGACAGAGTTCAGACCTTCCCAGATATCAGAAGGGGCCCTTGGGAGACAAGCCCTAACCATGCATTAAGTGTGGTAAGGGCTTCAGGCGCAGCTCCTCTCTTCGCAACCATCACTGCGTCCACACCGGGGAGACTCCCTACAGATGTGAGGCGTGTGGGAAGGGGTTTGGGTTCAGGTCCCTTCTTTGTATTCACCAAGGCGTGCACACAGGGAAGAAGCCCTATAAATGTGAGGAGTGTGGGAGGGGCTTCAATCAGAGCTCCAATCTGCTCGTCCATCACCGGCTCCACACCGGGGAGAAGCCTTACAAATGCGGCGAGTGTGGGAAAGGCTTCAGCTCGAGCCCCATTCTTCACGTCCACCGGAGGTCGCACACAGGCGAGAATCCTTACAGGTGTGGCAAGTGTGGCAAAGGCTTCAGCCAGAGCACCCACCTTCACATTCACCAGAGGGTCcacacaggggagaagccctACATGTGCGGCGTGTGTGGGAAGGCGTTTGCATACCGTTCAGTCCTCCAAACTCATCAGAGAgttcacacaggagaaaaaccGTACGCGTGTGAAGTGTGTGGGAAGGGCTTCAGTTATAGCTCCTATTTTCACTTACACCAAAGAGATCACACCAGAGAGAAACTGTATCGATGTGACGAGTGTGGCAAAGGCTTCAGACAGAGCTCAGATCTTCACGTCCACCTCTGAGTGCACATGGGAGAGAGGCCCTATAAGTGTGGAGACTGCGGGAGGGGCTTCAGCCGCAACTCGTATCTTCTCGCTCATCAGAGAGTGCACACGGGCGAGATGGAATATCCGGGTCGTGAGCATGGCGAGGGTTTTAGTGATAGCGCAGAGCTTCTTGCTCATCAAAGACTGCTCCAAAGGACGGAAGCATTATGA